GCAGACTGGGTTGCCAGGCATGCCAAAGGTCATTGACGCCGGTAAAAGTTGTTTCCAAGTCCGTTATCGCCTGTTCAAATGTCGCCCTGTCTTCATTGTAAATACTGATGTCGATTTCCGTGCCAAAAGCGAAAATTTTCGCTTGTTGAGTCGTACTGTCTTGGCAGGCTGTTAGCAATACGAGGCTAACCCACAATAAAATCAGTCGCATAGTTTGGCCTCAATGGCATCCATTAATTGATCGGCAATATCTAGGTCAAATAATTTGTCTAATTCACGAATACAGGTCGGACTGGTGACATTAATTTCGGTTAAATAATCACCAATGACGTCTAAACCAACGAAGATTAATCCTTTTTCACGTAATTTTGACCCAACTTGCTGACAAATCCAGCGGTCTCTCTCTGTCAGAGGACGTCCCTCGGCGCGGCCGCCGGCCGCCAGATTACCGCGTGTTTCTCCTTCAGCGGGAATACGGGCCAAGGCATACGGAATCGGTTCACCATTGATCAGCAAAATACGTTTGTCACCCTCACGGATAGCCGGCAGATACTGCTGTACCATCACGGATTTTGTGCCTTTTTCGGTCAGGGTTTCAACAATGACTGAAAAATTGGGGTCACCTTGCATGACCCGAAATATAGATGCCCCACCCATGCCATCGAGCGGTTTAATAATGATATCGCCATAGTCAGCCTGAAACTCACGCATCAGGGATTTTTGGCGCGTTACCAGTGTGGGCGGACAGCAATCCGGAAACCAGGCGGTAAATAATTTTTCATTGGCATCACGCAGGCTCTGCGGATCGTTGACGATTAATACGCCCTCCGCTTGAGCTTGCTCTAACAGATACGTACTGTAGATATATTCCATATCGAAAGGCGGATCTTTACGCATCAAGATCGCATCGAGGCTGTTGAGTCTGCTGATTTGCGTTTCCTGCAATTGATGCCAGTCGCTCGGATCATCTCGCACTGAAACTGCCGTCAGGTTTGCCATGACCTTGCCTTCCCGTAAAAACAGGTCATCTTGTTGAATATAAAAGAGTTGCCAGCCGCGAGCTTGAGCGGCCAGCATCATGGCGAAGCTACTGTCTTTTTTGGTGTTGATGTCCTGAATCGGATCCATCACGATGCCAATACGTCTGGTCATGCTTTGATTTCCTGTTTGTGATCTGGGGCGCGTCTATCTTTCATATTGATCACTCGGCAGCGATGAAAAGGAGACACGCCTCGGCTATTGTAACGTAATCAATTGGCTGAATTGTCGTCACCTCGGTAACAGTGACACATTGTCAGCTCTACAAGCCGGCCTCAGATTCGCTATAATCACGACATTTTATAATTCAATCATAAAGAGAGTTCTGATGACTGAACCGGCGGTGTCGGCGGCTACGCCAAAAACCTTTCAGGAACTGATTTTGCGATTGCAACAGTACTGGGCTGAACAAGGCTGTGTATTGCTGCAGCCATATGACATGGAAGTCGGGGCTGGGACTTTTCACCCCGCAACCTTTCTGCGAGCGATTGGGCCGGAACCCTGGAGTGCCGCCTATGTGCAACCATCACGCCGACCTACGGATGGTCGCTATGGTGAAAACCCGAACCGGCTACAGCATTATTACCAGTTTCAGGTGGTGATTAAACCGTCGCCATTAGAAATACAGGCACTGTATCTTGGCTCTTTACGAATGTTAGGTATTGATACTTCGGTGCATGATATTCGTTTCGTTGAAGATAACTGGGAATCACCTACGCTGGGTGCCTGGGGACTGGGTTGGGAAGTCTGGCTAAATGGCATGGAGGTCACGCAATTTACCTATTTTCAACAGGTTGGCGGTCTGGAATGTAAACCGGTAACCGGTGAAATCACCTATGGACTGGAACGGATTGCCATGTATCTGCAAGGGGTGGAAAGCGTCTACGACTTGGTGTGGGCTGATGGTCCTTTAGGAAAAGTCACTTATGGCGACGTGTTTCTGCAAAATGAAGTCGAAATGTCGGCCTATAATTTTGAACATGCCGATACGGCGCATTTGTTCTCACTGTTTGATACCTGTGAAAAGGAAAGTGAACGCATGATTGCTGCAGGGTTACCACTGCCTGCTTATGAAATGGTGCTAAAAGCATCGCATACATTTAACCTTCTGGATGCGCGCAGAGCGATTTCCGTCACTGAGCGGCAACGTTTTATCCTACGAGTACGGACTTTGGCGCGTGCTGTTGCGCAGGCTTATTATGACCGACGCGAGTCGTTAGGCTTTCCGATGATGGCATCACAGGAGGCCAGCGCATGAGTCAGCAGGACTTTTTATTTGAACTCGGCACAGAAGAGCTACCGCCAACTACCTTGCAGAAACTAAGCAAAGCGTTGTTACAAGCCGTTGAGCAGGGATTAAAGGCGGCCGAATTAGCCTTTTCTGAAACGCATGTTTACGCAGCGCCGCGTCGATTAGCCGTGACCGTTTTTGATTTGCAAACCCGACAGGCAGACCGCCAGGTTGAACGGCGCGGGCCGGCTGTGGCGGCTGCCTTTGATGAAGAGGGGCAACCGACCAAAGCACTGCAAGGCTTTGCCAAGTCGTGCAACACCCGTATTGATGCGTTGGAAACCCTGGAAACAGACAAAGGCAAATGGCTGGTCTATCGTCAGCAAGAGTCTGGTTTGCCGGCGACCGTATTGTTACCACAGATTATGCAACAGGCGCTTGATGCCTTACCCATCGCCAAGCGGATGCGCTGGGGCAACTCGGATGCCGAGTTTGTCCGGCCGGTACATTGGTTAGTGATGTTGTTGGGGGATGTCGTGGTGCCAGCGACATTGCTGGATACCGAAGCGGATAGAGTGAGTTACGGCCATCGTTTCCATTTTCCGGATGCTATTCGCATAGATAGTGCTCGAAGCTATGCTGCACAATTGGCCAACACCGGTTATGTTATCGCTGACTTCGCCGAGCGTCGAGATAAGGTTCGCCAGCAAGTGGTTAGGCTAGCTGAAGAGCTTGGCGGCGAAGCTATTATTGATGCTGATTTACTTGATG
The genomic region above belongs to Methylophaga frappieri and contains:
- the gshB gene encoding glutathione synthase; this translates as MTRRIGIVMDPIQDINTKKDSSFAMMLAAQARGWQLFYIQQDDLFLREGKVMANLTAVSVRDDPSDWHQLQETQISRLNSLDAILMRKDPPFDMEYIYSTYLLEQAQAEGVLIVNDPQSLRDANEKLFTAWFPDCCPPTLVTRQKSLMREFQADYGDIIIKPLDGMGGASIFRVMQGDPNFSVIVETLTEKGTKSVMVQQYLPAIREGDKRILLINGEPIPYALARIPAEGETRGNLAAGGRAEGRPLTERDRWICQQVGSKLREKGLIFVGLDVIGDYLTEINVTSPTCIRELDKLFDLDIADQLMDAIEAKLCD
- the glyQ gene encoding glycine--tRNA ligase subunit alpha, with amino-acid sequence MTEPAVSAATPKTFQELILRLQQYWAEQGCVLLQPYDMEVGAGTFHPATFLRAIGPEPWSAAYVQPSRRPTDGRYGENPNRLQHYYQFQVVIKPSPLEIQALYLGSLRMLGIDTSVHDIRFVEDNWESPTLGAWGLGWEVWLNGMEVTQFTYFQQVGGLECKPVTGEITYGLERIAMYLQGVESVYDLVWADGPLGKVTYGDVFLQNEVEMSAYNFEHADTAHLFSLFDTCEKESERMIAAGLPLPAYEMVLKASHTFNLLDARRAISVTERQRFILRVRTLARAVAQAYYDRRESLGFPMMASQEASA